A window of the Chryseobacterium arthrosphaerae genome harbors these coding sequences:
- a CDS encoding MGH1-like glycoside hydrolase domain-containing protein, with protein MTAEKERLQDTKWKNWGPYVSNRQWGNVREDYSPNGNAWNFTNHHNAESYAYRWGEEGIAGISDVKQLFCFAFSFWNKKDKIVKERFFGLSNPQGNHGEDIKEIFYYLDNTPTHSYMKMVYKYPINEFPYDELVLENGRRSKKDPEYEIFDTGIFDNDEYFDIFIEYCKADHNDILARVTICNRSRNDAPIVVIPTAWFRNNWKWGYNTYKGELSAASEDGSINIGHDSISIKKLYSRNGNAKSVFCENETNTPKLYGTPLIENSYYKDGINDFVIHKTDTVNPEQKGTKAAFLIDEIIGAGQSKVFEFRLCPDGTEEPFEGFDEIFSTRKAETEEFYNEVQYDTVHEDERNVQRQAFAGLLWNKQFYHYNIGKWLKGDPNFEAPRNFNEYVRNTEWNHLHNKDIISMPDKWEYPWYATWDLAFHCVPFSIIDAEFAKGQLLLLTKEWYMHPNGQLPAYEWNMSDVNPPVHAWSCFRVFKIDEKNNGKPDLLFLEKVFQKLLLNFTWWVNRKDKNGKNIFGGGFLGLDNIGAFDRNMVLKDGQHLEQADGTSWMAMYALNMMRIAMELAQYYQVYEDMAIKFFEHYLYIAEAMENLGDGTKGLWNEEDGFFYDVLQLGNGESVSLRLRSIVGLIPMFAVEIVDHRLLEKMPNFRSRMEWILKNKPELTKLVSHWDEEGHGRKHLMSILRKNRLTKVLTRMLDEKEFLSSYGIRAMSKVYEENPFVFSVHGTENMVYYTPAESDSRMFGGNSNWRGPIWFPINFLIVESLQRFHYYYGNSLKVEFPTGSGDKRNLDEVAQNISKRLCSIFLKDEHGQRAFNGGNPKFNYDEHFKDYITFFEYFHGDNGRGVGASHQTGWTATVAKLIKPRLTL; from the coding sequence ATGACTGCCGAAAAAGAAAGATTACAAGATACCAAATGGAAAAACTGGGGACCTTATGTAAGCAACCGGCAATGGGGCAATGTACGGGAAGATTACAGCCCGAACGGAAATGCATGGAACTTTACCAATCATCATAATGCCGAAAGCTATGCCTATCGCTGGGGCGAAGAAGGTATTGCAGGGATCTCTGATGTGAAACAGCTTTTCTGTTTTGCTTTTTCATTCTGGAATAAAAAAGATAAAATTGTAAAGGAGCGATTTTTTGGGTTGAGCAATCCGCAGGGAAATCATGGTGAAGATATCAAAGAAATTTTCTATTACCTGGATAACACACCTACCCATAGCTATATGAAGATGGTGTACAAATACCCTATCAATGAATTTCCTTATGACGAGTTGGTGCTTGAAAACGGAAGACGGAGCAAAAAAGATCCTGAATACGAAATTTTTGATACCGGAATTTTTGATAATGATGAGTATTTTGATATTTTCATTGAATACTGTAAAGCCGATCACAATGATATTCTGGCCAGAGTTACCATCTGTAACCGAAGCAGGAATGATGCCCCTATTGTCGTCATCCCTACTGCCTGGTTCAGAAACAACTGGAAATGGGGTTATAATACCTATAAGGGAGAATTAAGTGCTGCTTCTGAAGACGGAAGCATCAATATCGGGCACGACAGTATTTCCATCAAAAAGCTCTATTCGAGAAACGGAAATGCAAAAAGTGTATTTTGTGAGAATGAAACCAATACTCCGAAACTTTACGGTACTCCACTGATTGAAAACAGCTATTATAAAGACGGCATCAATGATTTTGTTATTCATAAAACTGATACCGTAAATCCTGAGCAAAAAGGGACTAAGGCTGCTTTTCTGATCGATGAGATCATTGGAGCCGGACAATCTAAGGTCTTTGAATTCAGATTATGTCCTGACGGAACAGAGGAACCTTTTGAAGGATTTGATGAAATCTTCAGTACCAGAAAGGCTGAAACAGAAGAATTTTACAATGAGGTTCAATACGATACGGTACATGAGGACGAAAGGAATGTTCAAAGGCAGGCATTTGCCGGACTTCTATGGAACAAACAGTTCTATCATTACAATATCGGAAAATGGCTGAAAGGGGATCCGAATTTTGAGGCTCCGAGAAATTTCAATGAATATGTAAGAAATACGGAATGGAATCATCTTCACAATAAAGATATTATTTCCATGCCTGATAAATGGGAATATCCGTGGTATGCCACCTGGGATCTGGCTTTTCACTGTGTTCCTTTTTCCATTATTGATGCTGAGTTTGCCAAGGGACAGCTTTTACTGCTGACTAAAGAATGGTATATGCATCCCAACGGACAGCTGCCTGCCTACGAGTGGAACATGAGTGATGTAAACCCGCCCGTACATGCATGGTCCTGCTTCCGTGTTTTCAAGATTGATGAAAAAAACAATGGAAAACCGGATCTTCTATTCCTTGAAAAAGTCTTCCAGAAGCTTCTCCTCAATTTCACCTGGTGGGTCAACCGTAAGGATAAGAACGGAAAAAATATTTTCGGAGGCGGTTTCCTGGGGCTTGATAACATCGGAGCTTTTGACCGGAATATGGTATTAAAAGACGGACAGCATCTTGAACAGGCTGACGGAACAAGCTGGATGGCCATGTACGCCCTGAATATGATGCGCATTGCGATGGAGCTTGCCCAATACTACCAGGTATATGAAGATATGGCCATCAAATTTTTTGAACATTATCTTTATATCGCGGAGGCCATGGAAAACCTGGGTGACGGAACAAAAGGTCTCTGGAATGAGGAAGACGGATTCTTCTATGATGTGCTTCAGCTCGGGAACGGAGAAAGTGTTTCTTTAAGACTGAGAAGTATTGTAGGATTAATCCCGATGTTTGCCGTTGAAATTGTAGATCACCGTCTATTGGAAAAGATGCCGAATTTCAGAAGCAGAATGGAATGGATCTTAAAAAACAAACCGGAGCTTACCAAACTGGTATCACACTGGGATGAGGAAGGCCACGGCAGAAAACACCTGATGAGCATTCTCCGTAAAAACAGACTCACAAAGGTTCTCACCAGAATGCTTGATGAGAAAGAGTTCTTAAGTTCTTATGGAATCCGGGCCATGTCTAAGGTATATGAAGAAAATCCTTTTGTATTCTCTGTACATGGAACAGAAAATATGGTCTACTACACGCCGGCAGAGAGCGACAGCCGTATGTTTGGGGGAAACAGCAACTGGCGCGGCCCGATATGGTTCCCTATCAACTTCCTGATTGTGGAAAGCCTGCAGCGTTTTCACTATTACTATGGAAACAGCCTGAAAGTGGAATTTCCAACCGGGAGCGGCGATAAGAGAAATCTTGATGAAGTGGCTCAGAATATAAGTAAGAGATTATGTTCAATATTTTTAAAGGATGAACATGGGCAGCGTGCCTTCAACGGAGGAAATCCGAAATTCAATTATGATGAGCATTTTAAAGATTATATCACCTTCTTTGAATATTTCCATGGGGATAACGGAAGAGGTGTAGGAGCTTCTCATCAGACCGGATGGACGGCCACTGTAGCGAAACTGATCAAGCCGAGACTCACTCTTTAA
- a CDS encoding OsmC family protein, with the protein MKITLNRINDDFLFECTNSQGNSILLDNTSQPGAKGVSPMESVLMAVAGCSGIDVVSILKKQRQEIRSFQAEVEGERVQVDDAKPFKSITVKFLLEGEIDPKKALKAAELSFEKYCSVSKTLEPNVEIGYEVYVNGEKI; encoded by the coding sequence ATGAAAATAACACTTAACAGAATAAACGACGACTTTTTATTTGAATGCACAAACTCCCAGGGGAATTCTATCCTTTTGGACAATACTTCTCAGCCGGGAGCAAAAGGAGTTTCTCCGATGGAAAGCGTACTGATGGCAGTAGCAGGATGCAGCGGGATTGATGTGGTTTCTATTTTAAAGAAGCAGCGTCAGGAGATCAGAAGCTTTCAGGCGGAAGTAGAAGGAGAGAGAGTGCAGGTAGATGATGCGAAACCTTTTAAATCAATCACTGTGAAATTCCTTTTAGAAGGTGAAATTGATCCTAAAAAAGCATTGAAAGCTGCAGAGCTGTCTTTTGAAAAATACTGTTCCGTATCAAAAACATTGGAACCGAATGTAGAAATCGGCTACGAAGTCTATGTGAACGGAGAGAAAATTTAA
- a CDS encoding stage II sporulation protein M, whose protein sequence is MREVYFIKQNKEKWLGIEQVIDGKVKKNPDDLSSLYINLINDLSFAQTYYPKSNTTVYLNHLSSQIFQKIYKTKRVEENRLIYFFRTEVPLLVYHYRRYLLYAFLFFALFTSIGVLSAIYDKSFLTVAIPNGESYVNETIENIKKGNAVAVYESGSTWGSTIGIIFNNIQVGAKLYIYGITGGIGTLFALLSNSVMLGAFQYFFYDYGALKDSARGIWLHGVFEIFAMVIEAMCGLILGASILFPRTFSRFNSFKKGFKDSFKIFLSTVPFTICAGIIEGYVTRHALKMPLTLNLLIIFGSLAIVIFYYIVYPSVVNKKTNKHINDTIL, encoded by the coding sequence ATGAGAGAAGTTTATTTCATTAAACAAAATAAAGAAAAATGGTTGGGAATAGAACAGGTTATTGATGGGAAAGTAAAAAAAAATCCTGATGACCTGTCTTCGTTGTATATAAACCTGATCAATGATCTTTCTTTTGCCCAGACTTATTATCCCAAAAGTAATACCACGGTCTACCTGAATCATCTGTCTTCTCAGATTTTTCAGAAGATCTACAAAACGAAAAGGGTAGAAGAAAACCGGCTGATTTATTTTTTCAGAACGGAAGTTCCTTTACTGGTATATCATTACCGGAGGTATCTGCTGTATGCTTTTCTGTTCTTTGCGCTGTTCACTTCTATTGGGGTGCTTTCTGCAATCTATGACAAAAGTTTCTTAACGGTCGCCATTCCCAATGGAGAATCCTATGTGAATGAAACCATAGAGAATATAAAAAAAGGAAATGCCGTTGCTGTATACGAAAGCGGTTCTACCTGGGGGAGTACGATAGGGATTATTTTCAATAATATTCAGGTAGGAGCGAAGTTATACATCTATGGAATTACGGGAGGAATAGGAACTTTATTTGCATTGCTCTCCAATAGTGTCATGCTGGGGGCTTTTCAATACTTTTTTTATGACTACGGAGCTTTAAAAGACAGTGCCAGGGGAATCTGGCTGCATGGAGTATTTGAAATCTTTGCAATGGTCATAGAAGCGATGTGCGGGTTGATTCTTGGGGCGTCTATTTTATTTCCCAGAACTTTTTCAAGATTCAATTCTTTTAAAAAAGGATTTAAAGATTCATTTAAAATATTTCTCAGTACCGTTCCTTTCACAATTTGTGCCGGAATTATCGAAGGTTATGTTACCAGACATGCACTGAAGATGCCTTTGACCTTGAATCTACTTATTATTTTCGGATCCCTGGCAATCGTCATTTTTTACTATATTGTATATCCGTCTGTTGTCAATAAAAAAACTAATAAACACATCAATGATACAATTTTATAA
- a CDS encoding DUF4129 domain-containing protein has translation MNRIFFILFFLSLGLIHAQDNGPVENDLVDSLYTTGHYRNMLRADSVLVKNPVSENVVYPKQFRENVPSRYKGNEFDYSVSKPKESFGKKLMRKINQLLQSIFGETAFTKSLEFTGLLIRLFVIILVGFLLYFIIRYILGKDGNFIFGKKNKKLDLNVEELHENIHEINFPESIAGFEHARDYRSAVRYQFLFILKKLSDKKLITWNPEKTNKDYAAELKAGHLKQEFSDLSYIFDYVWYGEFNIEEQSYLKFKNKYQAFKP, from the coding sequence ATGAATAGGATTTTTTTCATACTGTTTTTTCTCTCCCTTGGGCTCATTCACGCTCAGGATAACGGACCTGTGGAGAATGATCTTGTAGACTCTCTCTATACCACCGGACACTACAGGAATATGCTGCGTGCCGATTCGGTATTGGTTAAAAATCCGGTTTCAGAAAATGTGGTTTATCCGAAGCAGTTCAGGGAAAATGTTCCGTCAAGGTATAAAGGCAACGAATTTGATTATTCGGTGTCAAAGCCTAAGGAATCTTTCGGAAAAAAACTGATGCGGAAGATAAACCAACTGCTGCAGAGTATTTTCGGAGAAACAGCATTTACAAAATCTCTGGAATTTACCGGATTGCTTATTCGCCTGTTTGTTATTATTCTCGTAGGATTTCTGCTTTATTTTATCATCAGGTATATTCTTGGGAAAGACGGAAACTTCATTTTTGGAAAGAAAAACAAAAAACTGGATCTGAATGTGGAAGAGCTCCATGAAAATATCCATGAGATTAATTTTCCAGAAAGTATAGCCGGATTTGAACATGCAAGAGATTACCGTTCAGCAGTACGCTATCAGTTTCTGTTCATCCTGAAAAAGCTAAGTGATAAAAAGCTGATCACCTGGAATCCGGAGAAAACCAATAAAGATTATGCCGCAGAACTGAAAGCCGGCCATCTTAAACAGGAATTTTCAGATCTTTCCTATATTTTCGATTATGTCTGGTATGGAGAATTCAATATCGAAGAACAGAGTTATCTGAAATTTAAAAACAAATACCAGGCATTTAAACCTTAA
- a CDS encoding DUF58 domain-containing protein, with amino-acid sequence MKNLYINTRFFFTLIGVGVLYVLAFFFPVLMWGAHIVLLICFLAAMVDYLLLFNQKNALQAQRILPEKLSNGDENFVKIDIKNNYSFTVTTRIIDEIPFQFQKRDFSIEKKIDSGANTLFQYTLVPKERGEYHFGGLNIYASSPLGFVSKRYTFQKDAALPAYPSFIHLRKYELMALQSEFLMGGIKRVRKLGHTMEFEQIKDYVPGDDIRTINWKATSKANRLMVNQFQDEKSQRIFMLIDKGRTMKMPFNGLSLLDYSINAAMALSHIIIRKGDRAGMMTFSKKAENKIAADNKSGQLKKISEALYNIKTDFFESDFNRLYQDVKYSVNQRSLILLFTNFETLDGLNRQLKYLRGIAKNHLLVVVFFKNAELQTLINKNPENMQEIYDEIVAEKFEFEKKLIIQELRKYGIYTVYTLPENLNIDVINKYLEIKARGIL; translated from the coding sequence ATGAAAAACTTATACATCAATACACGTTTCTTCTTTACGCTCATCGGAGTGGGCGTGTTGTATGTTCTGGCATTTTTCTTTCCGGTCCTGATGTGGGGAGCCCACATTGTCCTGTTGATCTGCTTCCTTGCGGCTATGGTAGATTATCTGCTGCTTTTTAATCAGAAGAATGCCCTGCAGGCCCAGAGGATATTACCGGAAAAACTGTCTAATGGTGACGAGAATTTTGTGAAAATTGATATCAAAAACAATTACAGTTTTACAGTTACTACAAGAATCATTGACGAGATCCCGTTCCAGTTTCAGAAAAGGGACTTCTCCATTGAGAAGAAGATAGATTCCGGGGCCAATACCCTTTTTCAATATACATTAGTACCCAAAGAAAGAGGTGAATACCATTTTGGAGGCTTGAATATCTATGCTTCCTCGCCTTTGGGATTCGTTTCAAAAAGGTATACTTTTCAGAAAGATGCGGCATTGCCTGCTTATCCTTCATTTATCCATCTCAGAAAATATGAACTGATGGCTTTGCAAAGCGAATTTCTGATGGGAGGGATCAAGAGAGTCAGAAAACTGGGGCATACCATGGAATTTGAGCAGATCAAAGATTATGTTCCTGGTGATGATATCAGAACCATCAACTGGAAAGCGACCTCTAAAGCCAATCGTCTTATGGTCAACCAGTTTCAGGATGAAAAATCACAACGTATTTTTATGCTGATTGACAAGGGCAGAACAATGAAAATGCCTTTCAACGGGTTGAGCCTTCTGGATTATTCAATCAATGCTGCTATGGCATTGTCACATATTATTATTCGAAAGGGAGACAGGGCAGGGATGATGACCTTCTCCAAAAAAGCAGAGAATAAAATTGCAGCCGATAATAAATCGGGACAGCTGAAAAAAATATCAGAAGCGCTTTATAATATTAAAACCGATTTCTTTGAAAGTGATTTCAACCGTTTGTATCAGGATGTAAAATATTCCGTCAATCAAAGAAGTCTTATCTTACTTTTTACCAATTTTGAAACGCTGGATGGGCTTAACCGCCAGTTGAAATACCTTCGTGGAATTGCTAAAAACCATTTACTGGTAGTCGTATTCTTCAAAAACGCTGAACTGCAGACCCTGATCAACAAAAATCCTGAAAATATGCAGGAAATCTATGACGAGATTGTTGCTGAAAAATTCGAATTCGAAAAAAAACTGATCATTCAGGAACTCCGTAAATATGGAATTTATACCGTATATACGCTTCCTGAAAATTTAAATATCGATGTTATCAATAAATATTTGGAAATAAAAGCTAGAGGAATTTTATAA
- a CDS encoding RDD family protein produces MSQIAINTSQNVNISFTIASIGERMLAFIVDLLIRVAYIVAILYLFFNIFDLGYLLNGLDEWSVRAVYILLTFPVYIYPVVLESLMEGQTPGKRLMKIRVVKIDGYQAGFGDYMIRWIFRIVDVSFAGIVGLISMVVSKNNQRLGDIASGTAVISLKNNINISHTILENINEDYIPSFPQVIALSDNDMRIIKDNYTKALRVDDRQIISKLSDKIKSILKLEVDPKKMTERQFISIIIKDYNYYTGKE; encoded by the coding sequence ATGTCTCAAATTGCGATAAATACCTCACAAAATGTAAATATCAGCTTCACTATTGCTAGTATAGGAGAAAGAATGCTTGCATTCATTGTTGATCTTCTGATAAGGGTTGCTTATATCGTTGCTATACTTTATCTGTTCTTTAATATTTTCGATTTGGGATACTTATTAAACGGATTGGATGAATGGTCTGTACGGGCTGTTTATATCCTTCTTACCTTTCCGGTTTACATCTACCCTGTTGTCCTGGAAAGTTTAATGGAAGGACAGACCCCGGGTAAAAGGCTTATGAAAATAAGAGTTGTGAAGATTGACGGCTACCAGGCCGGTTTCGGAGACTATATGATCCGCTGGATCTTCAGAATTGTAGACGTTTCTTTTGCAGGAATTGTAGGACTGATCTCAATGGTTGTTTCCAAAAATAACCAACGGCTGGGAGATATCGCTTCCGGTACGGCAGTTATTTCTTTAAAAAATAATATTAATATCTCTCATACCATCTTAGAAAATATCAACGAGGATTATATTCCTTCTTTCCCTCAGGTAATTGCATTAAGTGATAATGATATGAGGATCATTAAAGACAATTATACCAAAGCCCTGAGAGTAGATGACCGTCAGATCATCAGCAAGCTTTCCGACAAAATCAAGAGTATCCTGAAACTGGAAGTTGATCCCAAGAAAATGACTGAAAGACAATTTATCAGTATCATCATTAAGGATTATAATTACTACACCGGGAAAGAGTAA
- a CDS encoding four helix bundle protein — translation MANFKELLVWQKSIDFVTEIYRITETFPKTEVYGLISQIRRAAVSIPSNIAEGNSRRSKPDYLQFLKISRGSCAEVETQLVISKNLGFLNEDDYLQLNQEIIEISKMLNGLISSLQ, via the coding sequence ATGGCAAATTTTAAAGAACTTTTAGTTTGGCAGAAATCGATTGATTTTGTTACTGAAATTTATAGGATTACTGAAACATTTCCCAAAACCGAAGTCTACGGATTAATATCACAAATCAGAAGAGCCGCTGTTTCTATACCATCCAACATTGCTGAAGGAAACTCAAGAAGAAGTAAACCTGATTATCTGCAATTTTTAAAAATATCAAGGGGCAGTTGTGCAGAAGTAGAAACACAATTAGTAATTTCAAAAAATCTCGGGTTTTTAAATGAAGATGACTATTTGCAACTAAATCAGGAAATTATAGAAATATCCAAAATGTTGAACGGACTCATTAGTTCCTTACAATAA
- a CDS encoding DUF4350 domain-containing protein has product MNKTFKIYAVIFIIVMIILALLEVNKKETINWRKNFDIHEKSPFGLFVFNNEAKTLFKNNLKRMELASYEYYSRNQKDLHNILVIENELDGASWKKILEQVSKGSDAMLMVSRMPKEVSDSIGYYDSEISFEEENVLKLTDKKYQNDFIKLDKLPSGRGFSFIKPGVQVLGKTVEKRNTDQANFIKVKFGKGNIYVHSEPLFLTNYYLLKPGNIKYAQDVFSYLQDRETLWFVKSSSKESRFFMRFILSKPALKYAWWVLLGGLVLFIFFNAKRKQRIVPVIEPLKNTSLEFVKSIGNLYLQEGDFHDMMAKKAQYFLNKVRMELLIDTQNLDDEFAKKLQLKTGKPMEMINEAIHLIKKAQDPYAGVMKEDLVRINKLLDEILK; this is encoded by the coding sequence ATGAACAAAACTTTCAAAATATATGCTGTAATCTTCATCATTGTGATGATTATTCTGGCGTTGCTTGAAGTTAATAAAAAAGAAACCATCAACTGGCGTAAAAATTTCGATATTCATGAGAAATCTCCTTTTGGCCTTTTTGTTTTCAATAATGAAGCAAAAACCCTCTTCAAGAATAACCTGAAGAGAATGGAGCTGGCTTCTTACGAATATTATAGCCGGAATCAGAAAGATCTTCACAATATATTGGTTATCGAAAATGAATTGGATGGAGCATCTTGGAAGAAAATTCTGGAACAGGTTTCAAAAGGGTCTGATGCAATGCTGATGGTAAGCCGTATGCCGAAAGAAGTTTCAGACAGTATAGGATATTATGATTCCGAAATATCATTTGAAGAAGAAAATGTACTGAAACTTACAGATAAGAAATATCAGAATGATTTTATTAAATTAGATAAACTCCCGTCAGGAAGAGGATTCTCGTTTATTAAACCCGGAGTTCAGGTACTGGGAAAAACGGTAGAAAAAAGAAATACAGATCAGGCAAACTTTATTAAAGTGAAATTCGGAAAGGGAAATATTTACGTTCACAGCGAACCTCTTTTTCTTACCAATTACTACCTTTTGAAACCCGGAAATATAAAATATGCACAGGATGTATTCTCTTATCTTCAGGATAGGGAAACCCTGTGGTTTGTAAAAAGTAGCAGCAAAGAATCCCGTTTCTTTATGAGATTCATACTCTCAAAGCCGGCCTTGAAATATGCGTGGTGGGTTTTATTGGGAGGGCTGGTATTATTTATCTTTTTTAATGCCAAAAGAAAGCAGAGAATAGTGCCGGTAATAGAACCTTTGAAAAATACATCACTGGAATTTGTAAAAAGCATTGGAAATCTTTATCTTCAGGAAGGTGATTTTCATGATATGATGGCGAAGAAAGCTCAGTATTTCCTGAATAAGGTAAGGATGGAGCTACTCATCGATACCCAGAATCTGGATGATGAATTTGCCAAGAAGCTCCAGCTGAAGACAGGAAAACCTATGGAAATGATCAATGAAGCTATTCATCTTATTAAAAAAGCCCAGGATCCTTACGCCGGAGTAATGAAAGAAGACCTTGTAAGGATCAATAAACTGCTTGATGAAATTTTAAAATAA
- a CDS encoding DUF4013 domain-containing protein, which yields MIQFYKKRDFGTFISDSFNFFKLYGKNYFKSYLLINGLLLILMVVVLIFGYRELFSQIFGSNMNGDTYYFERYFSENAGMLIAVALLTFLIFMILAIVSYLFPVFYLKRIAQGANTIKTDEIVGDFKKNAGKIVKLWIGLIFIVTPLAFFLIGFSYILIFLIIGFFLIFLIYPTLFNVVTFLMYDYFNSDRRFFESLSYSIRAQFSYPNGREKSPYWKYWGGSIIMITIISIISSVFTYIPLIFFYGAVLTSTPDGKFEQNPFTGTVGIIFFVFYGISMLLSFFLSNLMYVNAGLMYYDSRTDLHQKVELEEIDTIGINE from the coding sequence ATGATACAATTTTATAAAAAAAGAGATTTCGGAACCTTCATCAGTGACAGTTTCAACTTCTTTAAACTCTATGGGAAAAACTATTTCAAGAGTTACCTGTTGATCAATGGTTTGCTGTTGATCTTAATGGTGGTCGTGCTTATCTTTGGATATAGAGAACTTTTTTCTCAGATTTTCGGATCCAACATGAATGGTGATACCTATTATTTTGAAAGGTATTTTTCTGAGAACGCAGGAATGTTGATTGCAGTTGCTTTGCTTACATTTCTGATTTTTATGATACTTGCCATAGTCAGTTATCTGTTCCCGGTTTTTTATCTTAAAAGAATTGCACAGGGAGCCAATACCATAAAGACCGATGAAATTGTAGGGGATTTTAAAAAGAACGCCGGAAAAATAGTCAAGTTGTGGATTGGTCTGATTTTTATTGTCACTCCATTAGCTTTTTTCCTGATAGGATTTTCCTATATCCTGATATTTCTGATTATAGGATTTTTCCTGATATTCCTTATTTACCCTACATTATTCAATGTCGTTACATTTCTGATGTATGATTACTTCAATTCGGACAGAAGATTTTTTGAAAGCCTGAGTTATTCTATACGGGCGCAGTTCTCCTATCCGAACGGAAGAGAGAAATCTCCTTACTGGAAGTATTGGGGAGGATCCATCATCATGATTACCATCATCTCCATCATTTCTTCGGTATTTACTTATATTCCGCTTATTTTCTTTTACGGAGCTGTACTGACCTCCACACCGGACGGTAAGTTTGAGCAGAATCCTTTTACGGGTACTGTAGGAATTATATTTTTCGTATTTTATGGAATTTCTATGCTGTTATCATTCTTTCTTTCCAATCTTATGTATGTGAATGCAGGACTGATGTATTACGACAGCAGAACAGATCTTCACCAGAAAGTAGAACTTGAAGAAATAGATACCATCGGGATCAATGAATAG
- a CDS encoding AAA family ATPase, with product MENLDNPNTENQTSINLNKSEDQFQSRIDMIELRASLDKVKAEIGKVIVGQESMIEHLLAALLSNGHVLIEGVPGVAKTITAKLLAKTIDVGFSRIQFTPDLMPSDILGTSVFSVKNSEFEFKKGPIFSNFILIDEINRSPAKTQSALFEVMEERQITMDGTRYIMEDPFLVIATQNPIEHEGTYRLPEAQLDRFLFKINVGYPNLQQEIAIIKNQHESKKEDKTEGINHVITAEQLKNYQHLVKEIVVETQLMEYIAKIIINTRENQFLYLGASPRASLALLTASKAFAALRGRDFVTPEDIKEASYAVLRHRVIVSPEREMEGLTADEIIRQILEGIEIPR from the coding sequence ATGGAAAACCTTGATAACCCAAACACAGAAAATCAAACTTCTATAAATCTTAATAAAAGCGAAGATCAGTTTCAGTCCAGAATAGATATGATCGAACTCCGTGCAAGCCTTGATAAGGTAAAAGCTGAGATCGGAAAGGTCATTGTGGGACAGGAGAGCATGATCGAGCATCTTTTGGCTGCCTTACTTTCAAATGGACACGTCCTTATTGAAGGTGTGCCGGGAGTAGCCAAAACAATTACAGCAAAATTATTGGCAAAGACCATTGATGTAGGATTCAGCAGAATTCAGTTTACACCGGATCTGATGCCTTCTGATATTTTGGGAACCTCAGTTTTCAGTGTAAAGAACTCGGAGTTTGAATTTAAAAAAGGACCTATCTTTTCCAATTTCATATTGATTGATGAGATCAACAGATCGCCGGCCAAAACTCAGTCTGCCTTGTTTGAAGTCATGGAAGAAAGACAGATCACAATGGACGGCACCCGGTATATCATGGAAGATCCGTTCCTTGTTATTGCCACTCAAAACCCCATAGAACATGAAGGAACTTACAGACTTCCTGAAGCCCAGCTGGACCGTTTCCTGTTCAAAATCAATGTCGGATATCCTAACCTTCAGCAGGAAATTGCGATCATAAAAAATCAGCATGAAAGCAAAAAAGAAGATAAAACCGAAGGAATCAATCATGTCATCACAGCAGAACAGCTGAAAAACTATCAGCACTTGGTAAAAGAAATTGTTGTGGAAACACAGCTGATGGAATATATTGCTAAAATTATTATCAACACAAGGGAAAACCAGTTTTTATACCTGGGAGCTTCTCCAAGAGCCTCATTAGCTCTTCTTACCGCTTCAAAAGCCTTTGCAGCGTTAAGAGGAAGAGATTTTGTAACCCCTGAAGATATTAAAGAAGCGAGCTATGCTGTCCTGAGACACAGAGTAATTGTTTCTCCTGAAAGAGAAATGGAAGGTCTTACAGCAGATGAAATCATACGCCAGATTTTAGAAGGAATAGAGATTCCAAGGTAG